The Streptomyces europaeiscabiei genome window below encodes:
- the ehuA gene encoding ectoine/hydroxyectoine ABC transporter ATP-binding protein EhuA, with amino-acid sequence MKEPESPGTRPADTGELIRFENVTKRFGSNTVLDRLDFSVDAGKHVTLIGPSGSGKTTILRLLMTLTKPDEGRITVGGQQLYPASDKQCREVRKNIGMVFQQFNLFPNMKVLRNITEAPVNVLGLSKDEAEARARELLDLVGLADKCDSYPSQLSGGQQQRVAIARALAMRPQVLLLDEVTSALDPELVAGVLDLLGDIARTTDITMLCVTHEMNFARDISDQVLMFDSGQVIESGSPEQIFGDPSHERTREFLSAVI; translated from the coding sequence ATGAAGGAACCCGAGTCGCCCGGTACACGTCCGGCCGACACCGGTGAACTGATCCGCTTCGAGAACGTGACCAAACGATTCGGCAGCAACACCGTCCTCGACCGGCTGGACTTCTCGGTCGACGCCGGCAAGCACGTCACGCTGATCGGCCCGTCCGGCTCCGGCAAGACGACGATCCTGCGGCTGCTGATGACTCTCACCAAGCCCGACGAGGGGCGGATCACCGTCGGCGGGCAGCAGCTGTACCCGGCGAGCGACAAGCAGTGCCGTGAGGTCCGCAAGAACATCGGGATGGTGTTCCAGCAGTTCAACCTCTTCCCGAACATGAAGGTGCTGCGGAACATCACCGAGGCGCCCGTCAACGTCCTCGGGCTCTCCAAGGACGAGGCCGAGGCGCGCGCCCGCGAGCTGCTCGACCTCGTGGGGCTCGCCGACAAGTGCGACTCCTACCCGAGCCAGCTCTCCGGCGGGCAGCAGCAGCGGGTGGCGATCGCGCGGGCGCTGGCGATGCGCCCGCAGGTGCTGCTCCTCGACGAGGTGACGTCCGCGCTCGACCCCGAGCTGGTCGCGGGCGTCCTCGACCTGCTCGGCGACATCGCCCGCACCACCGACATCACGATGCTCTGCGTGACCCACGAGATGAACTTCGCCCGGGACATCTCGGACCAAGTTCTGATGTTCGATTCTGGCCAGGTGATCGAGTCGGGCAGCCCCGAGCAGATCTTCGGCGATCCGTCGCACGAACGAACGCGCGAGTTCCTGAGCGCGGTCATCTGA
- a CDS encoding sensor histidine kinase, whose protein sequence is MIRTVVRDVARAVAYLLSGVLVGGPLLVVLLVLGTLGLALAPVLVGLPLLAVAVLSGIPVGALERRRPALTSAPPLPDPHATPAEPGLGAWARLRLTERATWRELAYTGLLGFVLWPLDALVLFGALGVPGAMIGAPVQLAMTSSASGDARIAKLWLIDSYGQALLCTAIGVVLLLALLWPLVRYARARVALARLLLAPSQAEAERRLGEVTRSRARLVAAFEAERRRIERDLHDGAQQRLVSLSMTLGLVRLDAPPELADRLAAAHREADEVLGELRELIHGIHPQVLADYGLPDALADAADRSAVPVELDVDLPRFADSVESAAYFAVREALANIGRHSGAERAWIGGRYAGGRLRVEVRDDGTGGADPARGTGLTGLADRLAVLDGRLSVHSPAGGPTVLSLEIPCPQR, encoded by the coding sequence ATGATCCGAACGGTCGTACGGGATGTGGCGCGGGCGGTGGCCTACCTGCTGAGCGGTGTGCTGGTCGGCGGCCCCCTGCTGGTGGTGCTCCTGGTCCTGGGCACCCTGGGTCTCGCCCTGGCCCCGGTCCTCGTGGGCCTGCCGCTGCTCGCCGTGGCCGTCCTGTCGGGCATCCCCGTCGGCGCGCTCGAACGGCGGCGGCCGGCCCTCACCAGCGCCCCGCCGCTGCCCGACCCGCACGCCACCCCGGCCGAACCCGGTCTCGGCGCGTGGGCCCGGCTGCGGCTGACCGAGCGGGCGACCTGGCGGGAGTTGGCGTACACGGGGCTCCTCGGTTTCGTGCTGTGGCCGCTGGACGCGCTCGTGCTGTTCGGGGCGCTGGGCGTACCCGGCGCGATGATCGGGGCGCCCGTGCAGCTGGCGATGACGAGCAGTGCCAGCGGTGACGCGCGGATCGCCAAGCTCTGGCTGATCGACTCCTACGGCCAGGCCCTGCTGTGCACGGCCATCGGCGTCGTCCTCCTCCTCGCTCTGCTGTGGCCCCTCGTCCGGTACGCACGGGCCCGCGTCGCTCTCGCCCGGCTGCTGCTCGCGCCGAGCCAGGCGGAGGCGGAACGGAGGCTGGGCGAGGTGACGCGCTCACGGGCCCGGCTGGTGGCGGCCTTCGAGGCGGAGCGGCGCCGGATCGAGCGCGATCTGCACGACGGCGCCCAGCAGCGGCTCGTGTCCCTGAGCATGACCCTGGGCCTGGTCCGGCTCGACGCCCCGCCCGAACTTGCCGACCGGCTGGCCGCCGCCCATCGGGAGGCCGACGAAGTCCTGGGCGAACTGCGGGAGTTGATCCACGGCATCCATCCTCAGGTCCTCGCCGACTACGGCCTTCCGGACGCCCTCGCCGACGCGGCCGACCGTTCCGCCGTCCCCGTGGAACTGGACGTTGACCTCCCGCGGTTCGCCGACTCCGTCGAGTCCGCCGCGTACTTCGCGGTCCGGGAGGCGCTCGCCAACATCGGCAGGCACAGCGGGGCGGAACGGGCATGGATCGGCGGGCGGTACGCGGGCGGGCGGCTGCGGGTGGAGGTGCGGGACGACGGGACGGGCGGCGCCGACCCCGCGCGGGGCACGGGCCTGACCGGCCTCGCCGACCGGCTCGCCGTGCTCGATGGGAGACTGTCCGTCCACAGCCCGGCCGGCGGCCCGACCGTCCTGTCCCTGGAGATCCCGTGCCCGCAGCGCTGA
- a CDS encoding long-chain-fatty-acid--CoA ligase — translation MESIRRTVAQLVADRWDDHRPGLWFEEQVLTHHEVAAGAAARAALLADLLPPAAEPHIGVLLDNTPEFPLWLSAAALAGAAVAGINHTRRGPELARDILHTECRVLITERAHLPLLEDLELPGVHVLVTETQSYADLLAPHAGAAPDPTRATPADRLLLYFTSGSTGAPKAAICSQGRLAAAGRALVDRFGVRRDDVHYICMPMFHGNAVIADWAPALVAGAGIALRRRFSASGFLDDVRAYGATYFTYVGRAVQYVLATEPRADDRDNPLRMGFGTEAGAVDAAAFEERFGVRLVEGYGSSEGGAAIQRTPGAPPGAIGRAAPGDDLAVVDPQTRKECPPALLADDGRLLNGTESIGELVNRGPNPFEGYWRNPEADAARRHDGWYWTGDLFYRDTGGFLYFAGRTDDRLRVDSENLAAAVIENILARYDGAEAVAVYAVPDPVAGDQVMATIAGAFDPDGFAEFLVSQPDLGTKMTPRFVRVVPSMPVTATNKIQRATLRREGFCCPDPVWWRPPGKWAYRKFSAVDLARLVTEYRERGREELLTR, via the coding sequence ATGGAGTCCATCAGGCGCACGGTCGCACAGCTCGTCGCCGACCGGTGGGACGACCACCGACCCGGGCTGTGGTTCGAGGAACAGGTCCTGACCCACCACGAGGTCGCCGCCGGAGCCGCCGCCCGTGCGGCACTGCTCGCCGACCTCCTGCCGCCGGCCGCAGAACCGCACATCGGCGTCCTCCTCGACAACACCCCCGAATTCCCCCTGTGGTTGAGCGCGGCGGCCCTCGCGGGCGCCGCCGTCGCCGGGATCAACCACACCCGCAGGGGCCCCGAACTGGCCCGCGACATCCTGCACACCGAGTGCCGGGTACTGATCACGGAACGGGCCCACCTACCGCTTCTCGAAGACCTCGAACTTCCGGGCGTGCACGTACTGGTGACGGAGACCCAGTCCTACGCCGACCTCCTCGCCCCGCACGCCGGGGCCGCACCCGACCCGACGCGGGCCACCCCCGCCGACCGCCTCCTCCTCTACTTCACCTCCGGCTCCACCGGCGCCCCCAAGGCAGCGATCTGCTCCCAGGGACGGCTCGCCGCGGCCGGACGGGCGCTGGTGGACCGCTTCGGGGTGCGGCGGGACGACGTGCACTACATCTGCATGCCGATGTTCCACGGCAACGCGGTCATCGCCGACTGGGCCCCCGCGCTGGTCGCCGGGGCGGGGATCGCGCTACGGCGCCGGTTCTCCGCCTCCGGCTTCCTGGACGACGTACGGGCGTACGGGGCCACATACTTCACCTACGTCGGACGGGCCGTGCAGTACGTCCTCGCCACCGAGCCCCGCGCCGACGACCGCGACAACCCCCTGCGCATGGGCTTCGGCACGGAGGCGGGGGCGGTGGACGCGGCGGCGTTCGAGGAGCGGTTCGGGGTGCGGCTCGTGGAGGGGTACGGGTCGTCCGAGGGCGGGGCGGCGATCCAGCGGACGCCCGGGGCGCCCCCGGGCGCGATCGGGCGGGCGGCACCCGGCGACGACCTCGCGGTGGTCGACCCGCAGACGCGGAAGGAGTGCCCGCCGGCCCTCCTCGCCGACGACGGCCGTCTGCTCAACGGCACCGAGTCGATAGGGGAGTTGGTCAACCGTGGCCCCAACCCCTTCGAGGGCTACTGGCGCAACCCGGAGGCGGACGCCGCCCGCCGCCACGACGGCTGGTACTGGACCGGCGACCTCTTCTACCGCGACACCGGAGGCTTCCTCTACTTCGCCGGCCGCACCGACGACCGCCTCCGCGTCGACAGCGAGAACCTTGCCGCCGCCGTCATCGAGAACATCCTCGCCCGCTACGACGGAGCCGAGGCCGTCGCCGTCTACGCGGTCCCCGACCCGGTCGCCGGGGACCAGGTCATGGCGACCATCGCGGGTGCCTTCGACCCGGACGGCTTCGCCGAATTCCTCGTCTCCCAGCCCGACCTGGGCACGAAGATGACCCCCCGCTTCGTACGCGTTGTCCCGTCCATGCCCGTCACCGCCACCAACAAGATCCAACGAGCCACCCTCCGCCGCGAGGGCTTTTGCTGCCCGGACCCGGTCTGGTGGCGCCCGCCGGGGAAATGGGCGTACCGCAAGTTCTCCGCCGTGGATCTGGCGCGACTGGTGACGGAGTACCGGGAGCGGGGGCGGGAGGAGCTGCTGACGAGGTAG
- the ehuD gene encoding ectoine/hydroxyectoine ABC transporter permease subunit EhuD, translated as MKWDWSTLGDFMPAFRDGVLVTLQALLWGALLAFSLGLVWALAQRSKLKVVRWPVKAVTEFIRNTPLLVQLFFLFYVLPEWGLTLSALATGVLGLGLHYSTYTAEVYRAGIDGVPAGQWEAATALSLPRSRTWTAVILPQALRRVVPALGNYVIAMLKDSPMLMTIGVLEMLGEARQFGSQTFQMNEAIVTVGIAFIVIAYPASLLLRALERRLVR; from the coding sequence ATGAAGTGGGACTGGTCCACACTGGGCGACTTCATGCCGGCCTTCCGGGACGGCGTACTGGTCACCCTGCAAGCCCTTCTCTGGGGCGCACTGCTCGCCTTCTCCCTCGGCCTGGTCTGGGCCCTCGCCCAGCGCTCGAAGCTGAAGGTGGTGCGCTGGCCGGTCAAGGCGGTCACGGAGTTCATCCGCAACACCCCGCTGCTGGTCCAGCTGTTCTTCCTCTTCTACGTACTGCCCGAGTGGGGCCTGACCCTGTCCGCGCTGGCCACCGGCGTGCTCGGCCTCGGGCTGCACTACTCGACGTACACCGCCGAGGTGTACCGCGCCGGTATCGACGGGGTGCCCGCCGGCCAGTGGGAGGCGGCGACGGCGCTCAGCCTGCCGCGCTCGCGCACCTGGACCGCGGTGATCCTGCCGCAGGCGCTGCGCCGGGTCGTGCCCGCCCTCGGCAACTACGTCATCGCGATGCTGAAGGACTCGCCGATGCTGATGACCATCGGTGTGCTGGAGATGCTCGGCGAGGCCCGCCAGTTCGGCTCCCAGACCTTCCAGATGAACGAGGCCATCGTGACCGTCGGCATCGCCTTCATCGTCATCGCGTACCCCGCCTCCCTCCTCCTGCGAGCCCTGGAGCGTCGTCTTGTCCGCTGA
- a CDS encoding lytic polysaccharide monooxygenase auxiliary activity family 9 protein, with the protein MLNHARNRTKWYAAIVGLATTGALVLSSGGATGHGYTDLPVSRQKLCQNGTVTNCGDIQWEPQSVEGPKGFPGSGPADGRLCSGGNSRFGRLDASTRPGGGAWPTSRVTGNQNYTFRWQFTAMHATTDFKYYVTKAGWNQNHALARSDLNLTPFFTVPYNGQRPPSTLSHTGRLPSGLSGHHVILAVWTVADTTNAFYACSDVTF; encoded by the coding sequence ATGCTCAATCACGCGCGGAACAGGACCAAGTGGTACGCGGCCATCGTGGGCCTCGCCACCACCGGAGCGCTCGTGCTCTCCAGTGGTGGCGCCACCGGCCACGGCTACACCGACCTCCCCGTCAGCCGGCAGAAGCTCTGTCAGAACGGCACCGTCACCAACTGCGGCGACATCCAGTGGGAGCCGCAGAGCGTCGAGGGTCCGAAGGGCTTCCCGGGCTCAGGGCCGGCTGACGGGCGGCTCTGCTCCGGTGGCAACAGCAGGTTCGGCCGGCTCGACGCGTCCACCAGGCCGGGCGGCGGCGCCTGGCCCACCTCCAGGGTGACGGGCAATCAGAACTACACCTTCCGTTGGCAGTTCACCGCCATGCACGCCACCACGGACTTCAAGTACTACGTCACCAAGGCGGGCTGGAACCAGAACCACGCCCTGGCCCGCTCCGACCTCAACCTCACTCCGTTCTTCACCGTCCCGTACAACGGCCAGCGCCCGCCGTCCACGCTCTCCCACACGGGCCGTCTGCCGTCCGGGCTGAGCGGCCACCACGTGATCCTCGCGGTCTGGACGGTCGCGGACACCACCAACGCGTTCTACGCCTGCTCGGACGTCACCTTCTGA
- a CDS encoding DUF3592 domain-containing protein: MDVFFYLIPVVMMTIIGFMAYRVLSRWLRIRRAWNSGLTAEARCLKTFTTVSEGVGEHSRVRTTIHHVYEFRTHDGQAVRFEEEDGPMTTVEGDFVTVYYTDGPNVVATAHAPGQRVKQAAAGLGLLAFLGVAFAFCVFFMVTFHQFSTDSSFTMP, from the coding sequence ATGGACGTCTTCTTCTACCTCATTCCCGTGGTCATGATGACCATCATCGGCTTCATGGCGTACCGGGTGCTGAGCCGCTGGCTGCGTATCAGAAGGGCCTGGAACAGCGGGCTGACGGCCGAGGCGCGCTGCCTGAAGACGTTCACGACGGTCAGCGAAGGCGTGGGTGAGCACAGCCGCGTGAGGACGACCATCCACCACGTGTACGAGTTCAGGACCCATGACGGCCAGGCCGTCCGCTTCGAGGAGGAGGACGGTCCGATGACGACGGTCGAGGGCGACTTCGTCACCGTGTACTACACCGACGGCCCCAACGTGGTCGCCACGGCCCACGCGCCCGGCCAGCGGGTCAAGCAGGCCGCGGCCGGCCTCGGCCTCCTGGCATTCCTCGGGGTGGCCTTCGCGTTCTGCGTCTTCTTCATGGTCACCTTCCACCAGTTCTCCACGGACTCCTCGTTCACGATGCCGTGA
- a CDS encoding IclR family transcriptional regulator, whose product MALKHEPTAPYHSAQDALRVLETVAQHAGGVTDAEIARRTGVDSERLTALLRMLRREGYVEQTTDGAYVTGAAFARLGSAEGHDQALREQLQHTLDRLRDSVGAAVYITRYLDGEIQVTGWADGPAMPAVHEWVDFRSSAHATAFGKGLLGQLDLNGRRDHLSRHRPARLTARTITNEKVLLSKLDAQTPTVPVLDLQEYAPGTVCAAVPITAGSAVGCLALSLPLEHAHRLRAAAHTLNRGAAPVLLSLAI is encoded by the coding sequence GTGGCGCTCAAGCACGAGCCGACCGCGCCGTACCACTCGGCCCAGGACGCCCTGCGCGTCCTGGAGACGGTGGCGCAGCACGCAGGTGGCGTCACCGACGCCGAGATCGCCCGTCGCACCGGCGTCGACAGCGAGCGCCTGACCGCGCTCCTGCGGATGCTACGTCGCGAGGGATACGTGGAGCAGACCACCGACGGCGCCTACGTCACCGGTGCCGCGTTCGCCCGGCTGGGCTCCGCGGAGGGTCATGACCAGGCCCTGCGCGAGCAGCTCCAGCACACCCTCGACCGGCTGCGCGACTCGGTGGGCGCCGCCGTCTACATCACCCGATACCTGGACGGCGAGATCCAGGTCACCGGCTGGGCCGACGGCCCGGCCATGCCCGCGGTCCACGAGTGGGTCGACTTCCGCTCCTCCGCCCATGCCACCGCCTTCGGCAAGGGCCTGCTGGGGCAGCTCGACCTCAACGGCCGCCGTGACCATCTCTCGCGCCACCGCCCGGCCCGGCTCACCGCCCGCACGATCACCAACGAGAAGGTGCTGCTGAGCAAGCTCGACGCCCAGACACCCACGGTCCCGGTCCTCGACCTCCAGGAGTACGCGCCGGGCACGGTCTGCGCGGCGGTCCCCATCACCGCGGGCTCCGCCGTCGGCTGCCTCGCGCTGTCGCTCCCTCTGGAACACGCGCACCGGTTGCGCGCGGCGGCGCACACGCTGAACCGGGGAGCGGCACCGGTACTGCTCTCCTTGGCGATCTAG
- a CDS encoding response regulator: MPAALKIVLAEDSVLLREGLVGVLTRFGHEVVAAVGDAEALTAAVTSYAPDLVVTDVRMPPGLTDEGLRAALELRAADPSLPVLVLSQYVQRAYAAELLDTGDGTGVGYLLKDRIGQVEQFAEAVQRVAAGGTVVDPEVVRQLLRRRRDPLTALTPREREVLALVAEGKSNGAIARAMVVTEAAVGKHIGNILGKLDLPPAADTHRRVLAVLAYLRG, translated from the coding sequence GTGCCCGCAGCGCTGAAGATCGTGCTCGCCGAGGACAGCGTGCTGCTGCGGGAAGGACTCGTCGGCGTCCTGACCCGGTTCGGCCACGAGGTCGTCGCGGCGGTCGGGGACGCGGAGGCGCTGACGGCGGCCGTGACGTCGTACGCCCCCGACCTCGTCGTCACCGACGTGCGGATGCCGCCCGGCCTCACGGACGAAGGCCTGCGCGCCGCCCTCGAACTACGCGCGGCGGACCCCTCCCTGCCCGTCCTCGTCCTCAGCCAGTACGTCCAACGGGCCTACGCCGCCGAGCTGTTGGACACCGGCGACGGCACCGGCGTCGGCTATCTCCTCAAGGACCGCATCGGCCAGGTCGAACAGTTCGCGGAGGCGGTGCAGCGGGTCGCGGCCGGCGGCACGGTCGTCGACCCCGAGGTCGTACGGCAGCTGCTGCGGCGCCGGCGTGATCCGCTGACGGCGCTCACCCCGCGCGAGCGGGAAGTGCTGGCCCTGGTCGCCGAGGGCAAGTCGAACGGGGCGATCGCCCGCGCCATGGTCGTCACCGAGGCGGCCGTCGGCAAGCACATCGGCAACATCCTGGGGAAGCTGGACCTGCCGCCGGCGGCGGACACACATCGACGGGTGCTGGCGGTCTTGGCGTACCTGCGAGGCTGA
- the ehuC gene encoding ectoine/hydroxyectoine ABC transporter permease subunit EhuC, protein MNEVTAAGFLDGFTFSSGLWELLLRGVWITVQLTVYGAALGAAVAFAVGLARQHRLWIVRLVAGAYFEIFRGTSALVLMIWVFFVVPLTFGWQLVPMWAAVLTLGCTYGAYGSEIVRGAVAAVPAAQREAGVALSFTPAQRMRKIVLPQAWPEMVPPFCNLLIELLKGTALVSVLGVADTTFAAQLVRNATGQSAPVYTVILVMYFVLAFAITRVMRQVERRAKAGVGRAPAKGVPGPREAVAGRPQDLAAAGAGTGTGTGTAAKTSAPGGAS, encoded by the coding sequence ATGAACGAGGTGACCGCCGCCGGTTTCCTCGACGGATTCACCTTCAGCTCGGGCCTGTGGGAACTGCTCCTGCGCGGTGTGTGGATCACCGTCCAGCTGACCGTGTACGGCGCGGCCCTCGGTGCGGCCGTCGCCTTCGCCGTGGGGCTCGCCCGGCAGCACCGGCTGTGGATCGTGCGGCTGGTGGCGGGCGCGTACTTCGAGATCTTCCGCGGCACCTCCGCCCTGGTCCTGATGATCTGGGTGTTCTTCGTGGTGCCACTGACCTTCGGCTGGCAGCTCGTCCCGATGTGGGCCGCCGTGCTCACCCTCGGCTGCACGTACGGCGCGTACGGCTCGGAGATCGTGCGGGGCGCGGTGGCCGCGGTGCCGGCGGCGCAGCGCGAGGCGGGGGTGGCGCTGAGCTTCACGCCCGCCCAGCGGATGCGGAAGATCGTGCTGCCGCAGGCCTGGCCGGAGATGGTGCCGCCCTTCTGCAATCTGCTCATCGAGCTGCTGAAGGGCACGGCCCTGGTGTCCGTGCTCGGTGTCGCCGACACGACGTTCGCCGCCCAGCTGGTGCGCAACGCCACCGGGCAGAGCGCGCCCGTCTACACGGTGATCCTCGTCATGTACTTCGTCCTCGCCTTCGCCATCACCCGGGTGATGCGGCAGGTCGAGCGGCGGGCCAAGGCCGGCGTCGGCCGGGCCCCCGCGAAGGGCGTCCCCGGGCCGCGCGAGGCCGTCGCCGGGCGCCCCCAGGACCTGGCCGCAGCGGGTGCGGGAACAGGAACGGGAACAGGAACGGCCGCGAAGACGTCCGCCCCCGGAGGTGCCTCATGA
- a CDS encoding SPFH domain-containing protein translates to MSTTTSHTPEPGGPARPARLIQNETTTEIPVHLLFRDDPAPVAVPVTPAVVGRRRGTGEQPRVRQGPASAKPRPAVEVDPELVERPARVVPGVVGVLGGACGVAGCVLTTWWAGVLPGLAVRALGLPAAHAGAGLGPAQWAAYAGAGALALFGFGGLARGRTGRAWVLGLFGRYRGTVRRTGLLWVNPLVLRRRVDVRLRHWRSEPMAAVDANGVALRVVVLVAWRVRDTARALLGVEDHERYLRECVEAAVSRVLAQLPADVPPGALVRDATLRNTDAVGEALTRLVVADTAPVGMEVFSVQPTRIEYAPEVAAVMQRRRIAALDAQHRDTVLTSVVDSVEDTVTRLTLRGLVELDDYERKALVKDLTVAFYTGRREVSS, encoded by the coding sequence ATGAGTACGACCACCTCACACACACCGGAGCCCGGCGGGCCCGCGCGGCCCGCCCGGCTCATCCAGAACGAGACCACCACCGAGATCCCCGTACATCTGCTGTTCCGGGACGACCCCGCCCCGGTGGCCGTACCGGTCACCCCTGCCGTCGTGGGCCGGCGGCGCGGCACCGGCGAGCAGCCGCGGGTGCGGCAGGGGCCCGCGTCCGCGAAGCCGCGCCCCGCGGTCGAGGTCGACCCCGAACTGGTCGAGCGCCCCGCGCGGGTGGTGCCCGGGGTGGTGGGAGTGCTGGGCGGGGCGTGCGGGGTGGCCGGATGCGTGCTCACCACATGGTGGGCCGGGGTGCTGCCGGGGCTCGCGGTGCGGGCGCTCGGGCTTCCGGCCGCGCATGCGGGTGCCGGACTCGGACCGGCGCAGTGGGCCGCGTACGCCGGGGCCGGAGCCCTGGCACTGTTCGGGTTCGGCGGGCTGGCGCGGGGGCGGACCGGACGGGCCTGGGTGCTGGGACTGTTCGGGCGGTACCGGGGGACCGTCCGCCGTACCGGGCTGCTCTGGGTGAACCCGCTCGTGCTGCGCCGCCGGGTCGACGTACGGCTGCGGCACTGGCGGAGCGAGCCGATGGCGGCCGTCGACGCGAACGGGGTCGCGCTGCGGGTCGTGGTCCTGGTGGCGTGGCGGGTCAGGGACACCGCGCGGGCGTTGCTCGGGGTCGAGGACCACGAGCGGTATCTGCGCGAGTGCGTGGAGGCGGCGGTCTCCCGGGTGCTGGCACAGCTGCCCGCGGATGTGCCGCCGGGCGCGCTGGTCCGGGACGCGACCCTGCGGAACACGGATGCGGTGGGCGAGGCGCTGACCCGGCTGGTCGTGGCGGACACGGCGCCGGTCGGGATGGAGGTGTTCTCGGTCCAGCCGACCCGGATCGAGTACGCGCCCGAGGTGGCCGCTGTGATGCAGCGCCGCCGGATCGCCGCGCTCGACGCCCAGCACCGAGACACCGTCCTCACCTCGGTCGTCGATTCGGTCGAGGACACGGTGACCCGGCTGACCCTGCGCGGCCTGGTCGAACTGGACGACTACGAACGCAAGGCGCTGGTCAAGGATCTGACGGTGGCGTTCTACACAGGGAGGCGCGAAGTGTCCTCGTGA
- a CDS encoding peptidoglycan-binding protein, whose translation METPVFEEIEPGVDCECPGCVHWRQVMPYSAQYAHLSHPAARTARSALVVATAAGAALGAGHAVPAVAAAHGPAHPGGVPAGEGPDTPQGKKAPLHGPGGRPADGEKPPKEVLTPPTTRAEIIRRAKTWIAAEVPYSMREYWSDGYRQDCSGFVSMAWGLTGNEWTGSLDKFAQRIPKNRLEPGDMLLFHNPKDPQKGSHVVIFGGWTDHAETHYIAYESARPYARRQATPYGYWDNATHYVPYRYKGLIDDGAGRPDEETAASGGSGSPVAPPEKPEKPQKSQKPQKPERPERPGAKGAAGPGSDRFPGPGAFGPGAQNKYVARLGQMLVQRGGARFYTGGPGSIWSDADRWATRAFQRAQGWSGRSADGIPGPLTWSYLVTGRGKDIPSAGNPGPRGKPAEPRPPVVHRPPVVHRPPGKPGEPGTSGTSGASGEAAPPGVSGKPATTGRPTPPGGPVSPGGPDLPGGPVTPVTPGAPRTPRSPGAPGVPVTPASHGVLGYPGRGMFRPGADNAYVTRLGKQLVKKGFGKYYTSDPGPRWGESDRRNVEAFQRAQGWRGGAADGYPGPETWRRLFA comes from the coding sequence ATGGAGACTCCGGTATTCGAGGAGATCGAGCCGGGGGTCGATTGCGAATGCCCCGGTTGTGTCCACTGGCGGCAGGTCATGCCCTATTCGGCCCAGTACGCCCATCTGAGTCACCCGGCGGCCAGAACCGCCAGGAGCGCCCTCGTCGTGGCCACGGCCGCTGGTGCCGCACTCGGCGCGGGGCATGCGGTGCCGGCGGTCGCGGCGGCACACGGACCGGCGCATCCAGGTGGCGTTCCCGCAGGTGAGGGGCCTGACACGCCCCAGGGGAAGAAAGCTCCGCTGCACGGCCCCGGCGGTCGGCCGGCGGACGGGGAGAAGCCGCCGAAGGAGGTGCTGACGCCGCCCACGACCCGCGCCGAGATCATCAGGCGGGCCAAGACCTGGATCGCGGCCGAGGTCCCGTACAGCATGCGCGAGTACTGGTCCGACGGTTATCGGCAGGACTGCTCGGGGTTCGTCTCGATGGCCTGGGGCCTGACCGGCAACGAATGGACGGGAAGCCTCGACAAGTTCGCACAGCGCATTCCGAAGAACCGGCTGGAGCCGGGTGACATGCTGCTCTTCCATAATCCGAAGGACCCTCAAAAGGGCTCGCACGTCGTCATCTTCGGCGGCTGGACGGACCACGCCGAGACCCACTACATCGCCTACGAGTCGGCCCGCCCGTACGCCCGCAGGCAGGCCACCCCGTACGGGTACTGGGACAACGCGACCCACTACGTGCCGTACCGCTACAAGGGGCTGATCGACGACGGGGCGGGCCGGCCGGACGAGGAGACGGCCGCCTCCGGCGGCTCCGGTTCACCCGTCGCCCCGCCGGAGAAGCCGGAGAAGCCGCAGAAGTCGCAGAAGCCGCAGAAGCCGGAGAGGCCGGAGAGGCCGGGTGCGAAGGGGGCCGCCGGGCCGGGCAGCGACCGCTTCCCGGGCCCCGGGGCCTTCGGGCCAGGCGCGCAGAACAAGTACGTCGCCCGGCTGGGGCAGATGCTGGTGCAGCGCGGCGGGGCCCGCTTCTACACCGGTGGGCCGGGGTCGATCTGGTCGGACGCCGACCGCTGGGCCACCCGGGCGTTCCAGCGGGCGCAGGGCTGGTCGGGCCGCTCCGCGGACGGCATTCCGGGCCCGCTGACCTGGTCGTATCTGGTCACCGGGAGGGGCAAGGACATCCCGTCGGCCGGGAACCCGGGCCCGCGGGGGAAGCCGGCGGAGCCCAGGCCGCCGGTGGTGCACCGGCCGCCGGTGGTGCATCGGCCACCGGGGAAGCCGGGAGAACCCGGTACCTCCGGCACGTCCGGAGCGTCCGGGGAGGCGGCCCCGCCCGGCGTATCGGGGAAGCCCGCCACCACCGGCAGGCCCACCCCGCCCGGTGGGCCCGTGTCGCCCGGTGGGCCCGACTTGCCCGGAGGTCCCGTGACACCCGTGACACCTGGAGCTCCCAGGACTCCCCGGAGTCCCGGGGCTCCCGGGGTTCCCGTGACGCCCGCCTCGCACGGCGTCCTCGGCTATCCGGGGCGCGGCATGTTCCGGCCGGGCGCGGACAACGCATACGTCACCCGGCTGGGGAAGCAGCTGGTCAAGAAGGGGTTCGGCAAGTACTACACCTCGGATCCGGGGCCGCGCTGGGGCGAGTCGGACCGGCGGAACGTGGAGGCGTTCCAGCGGGCCCAGGGGTGGCGCGGCGGCGCGGCGGACGGCTACCCGGGCCCCGAGACCTGGCGCCGGCTCTTCGCCTGA